The Tenacibaculum jejuense genome includes a window with the following:
- a CDS encoding Tex family protein: MQLLSYISSQTSYSEKSIQNTVELLNEDCTIPFIARYRKEKTGNLDEVEIGEIVALKEAFEALEKRKNTILKALEEQEVLTSELKNKVLHAKDLTTLEDIYLPYKKKRKTKAETARKNGLEPLAKIIMSQRADNLDYIASKYINDSVENEDKALEGARHIIAEWINERSDIRNLIRRELERFSTIETKVVKTKKDDENAQKFKDYFDWSENLSRIPSHRLLAILRAEKEGFIRVKITIDDDRVLEKIDRKLIKNNNECGAEIQLAIDDSYKRLLLPSLTTEAMNIAKEKADESAITVFKKNLEQLLLGAPLGEKRILALDPGFRTGCKVVCLNEQGELLHNTAIYPNAPQNKITEAAYTIEHLIKKYNIEAISIGNGTASRETERFIKNIGAAKTLEIFVVNEAGASIYSASKIARDEFPKEDVTVRGAVSIGRRLADPLAELVKIDPKSIGVGQYQHDVDQNQLKKSLDTVVQLCVNKVGVNVNTASASLLSYVSGIGPKLAENIVNHRNQHGVFKTRNDIKKVARLGGKAFEQSAGFLRIKQGSNPLDDSSVHPESYTLVKNIAKDLKLKTEDLIGNSKQLKEIKLNNYVTAEFGLPTLKDIVKELEKPGLDPREKAKAFSFDDNVKTIDDLRTGMVLPGIVNNITNFGCFVDVGIKESGLIHISNLSDTFVDDINKIVSLQQQVQVQVLEVDIKRKRIQLKLEK, translated from the coding sequence ATGCAACTTTTATCCTATATATCCTCACAAACTTCATATTCAGAAAAAAGTATTCAAAATACAGTTGAGTTATTAAATGAAGATTGTACTATTCCGTTTATTGCTCGTTATCGTAAAGAAAAAACAGGAAATTTAGACGAAGTTGAAATTGGAGAAATTGTTGCTTTAAAGGAAGCTTTTGAAGCTCTTGAAAAAAGAAAAAATACTATTCTTAAAGCTCTAGAAGAACAAGAGGTATTAACTTCAGAATTAAAAAACAAAGTCTTACATGCAAAAGACTTAACTACACTAGAAGACATTTATTTACCTTATAAAAAGAAACGAAAAACTAAAGCTGAAACTGCTCGTAAAAATGGACTAGAGCCTTTAGCTAAAATTATAATGAGTCAACGTGCTGATAACTTAGATTATATTGCTTCAAAGTATATTAATGACAGTGTAGAAAATGAAGATAAGGCACTAGAAGGAGCTCGACATATTATCGCAGAATGGATTAATGAACGTAGTGATATCCGTAATTTAATCCGTAGAGAATTAGAACGTTTTTCTACTATTGAAACTAAAGTTGTAAAAACGAAAAAAGATGACGAAAATGCTCAAAAATTTAAAGATTATTTCGATTGGTCTGAAAATTTAAGTCGAATTCCATCTCACCGTTTACTGGCTATTTTACGTGCAGAAAAAGAAGGTTTTATTCGAGTTAAAATTACAATTGATGATGATAGAGTTCTTGAAAAAATAGATCGAAAATTAATTAAAAATAATAATGAATGTGGTGCTGAGATTCAATTAGCTATTGATGATTCTTATAAACGTTTATTGCTACCTTCTTTAACTACTGAAGCAATGAATATTGCTAAGGAAAAAGCAGATGAATCTGCGATTACAGTATTTAAGAAAAATCTTGAACAATTATTACTTGGAGCTCCATTAGGTGAAAAACGAATTTTAGCTTTAGACCCCGGTTTTAGAACAGGTTGTAAAGTAGTTTGTTTAAATGAACAAGGTGAATTATTACATAATACAGCTATTTACCCAAATGCACCTCAAAATAAAATTACAGAAGCTGCATATACAATTGAACATTTAATTAAGAAATATAATATCGAAGCAATTTCTATTGGTAATGGAACTGCATCGAGAGAAACTGAGCGTTTTATTAAAAATATTGGAGCAGCTAAAACTTTGGAAATATTTGTTGTAAATGAAGCTGGAGCTTCTATTTATTCTGCATCAAAAATTGCTAGGGATGAATTTCCTAAGGAAGATGTAACCGTTCGTGGAGCTGTTTCTATTGGACGTAGATTAGCTGATCCTTTAGCAGAATTAGTAAAAATTGATCCTAAATCAATTGGCGTTGGTCAATACCAACATGATGTTGATCAAAATCAATTGAAAAAATCATTAGATACTGTAGTACAACTTTGCGTAAATAAAGTTGGTGTAAATGTAAATACAGCTAGTGCTTCTTTATTAAGTTACGTTTCTGGAATTGGACCTAAACTTGCTGAAAACATAGTAAATCATAGAAATCAGCATGGCGTTTTTAAAACAAGAAATGATATTAAAAAAGTAGCTCGTTTGGGAGGAAAAGCTTTTGAACAATCAGCGGGTTTCTTACGTATTAAACAAGGAAGTAATCCATTAGATGATTCTAGTGTTCACCCAGAGAGTTATACTTTAGTTAAAAACATAGCTAAAGATTTAAAACTAAAAACTGAAGATCTTATTGGTAACTCAAAACAGTTGAAAGAAATTAAATTGAATAATTATGTTACTGCCGAATTCGGTTTACCTACTTTAAAAGACATTGTAAAAGAATTAGAAAAACCTGGTTTAGATCCCAGAGAAAAAGCAAAAGCATTTTCTTTTGATGATAATGTAAAAACTATAGACGATTTACGCACAGGAATGGTTTTACCAGGAATAGTAAATAACATTACTAATTTTGGTTGTTTTGTAGATGTAGGAATTAAAGAAAGCGGACTAATTCATATTTCTAATTTATCTGATACTTTCGTTGATGATATTAACAAAATAGTAAGCTTACAACAGCAAGTACAAGTTCAAGTCTTAGAAGTAGATATAAAAAGAAAACGTATTCAATTAAAGCTGGAAAAATAA
- a CDS encoding zinc ribbon domain-containing protein translates to MFFILFGTRSSKLKEKEIRVNCSACNQTTRHRLIGMAKYFHIFWIPFFPLAKRTQIICSSCTTINKDATKLRVTQNLKRPLWHFSGLFLIGLLIIAHSLLSYIDMYNYSQEKKAFKEEFKIIDKKNDSLKNVFYSDLKKLSFSPEKNIDSISSNIKENFYFKEFGLDNKQVSLFSKIKKQKLLVLLNIQEKSEPDIYLTIKNMLIIKELENFIINNYHSRINDIFIGIYKNEELKMSHNQSLKFFTKRDKENLLLQFYFNPEDNNYPYLDFLYNQTPEENKDYNYISKLKTLNNYKKLKRKKVKNDPKKVEKLWNQILKKYNFEYIEKARPVTYKDNYKFLKRTNNLIPESLELLLLHNNTNGPFLKYHEIMNNSWKIMDKFSNNNYDNLKTKDTLKNKRKVIPIKASPFWVLFYEDNKYRYFIDLLPDKYGFTEQIIMVDNNDNVSFVASNLESFLVLYKEKKVPVDLYGWVK, encoded by the coding sequence ATGTTTTTTATTTTATTTGGAACAAGGTCCTCAAAATTAAAAGAAAAAGAAATTCGAGTAAATTGTTCTGCTTGTAATCAAACAACTCGTCATAGATTAATTGGAATGGCTAAATATTTTCATATTTTTTGGATTCCTTTTTTTCCACTTGCTAAAAGAACACAAATAATTTGCTCTTCTTGCACTACTATTAATAAAGATGCTACTAAACTCAGAGTTACTCAAAATTTAAAAAGGCCTTTATGGCATTTTTCTGGATTATTTTTAATCGGTTTATTAATTATTGCTCATAGCCTACTGTCGTATATTGACATGTATAACTATTCACAAGAAAAAAAAGCTTTTAAAGAGGAATTTAAAATCATAGATAAAAAAAACGATTCCTTAAAAAATGTCTTTTATAGTGATTTAAAAAAATTGTCCTTTTCACCTGAAAAAAATATTGATTCCATTAGTTCTAACATTAAAGAAAACTTTTATTTTAAAGAGTTTGGACTTGATAACAAACAAGTTTCTTTATTTTCTAAGATAAAGAAACAAAAGCTTTTAGTTTTACTAAATATTCAAGAAAAAAGTGAGCCAGATATATACTTAACAATAAAAAACATGTTAATTATAAAAGAATTAGAAAACTTTATAATTAACAATTATCATAGCAGAATCAATGATATATTTATTGGAATCTATAAAAATGAAGAATTAAAAATGTCTCATAATCAGTCATTGAAATTCTTTACGAAAAGAGATAAGGAGAACTTACTTTTACAATTCTATTTTAATCCTGAAGATAACAATTATCCTTATCTAGATTTTTTATACAATCAAACCCCTGAAGAAAATAAAGACTATAACTACATCTCAAAATTAAAAACTCTAAATAATTACAAGAAACTTAAACGAAAGAAAGTCAAAAACGATCCGAAAAAAGTTGAAAAACTATGGAATCAAATCCTAAAAAAATATAATTTTGAATATATTGAAAAAGCCAGGCCAGTTACCTATAAAGACAACTATAAATTTCTTAAAAGAACTAACAATTTAATACCCGAATCACTAGAATTACTTTTATTACACAACAACACTAATGGTCCTTTTCTTAAATATCATGAAATAATGAATAATTCATGGAAAATTATGGACAAGTTCAGCAATAATAATTACGATAATTTAAAAACTAAGGATACTTTAAAAAATAAACGAAAGGTAATACCTATAAAAGCAAGTCCTTTTTGGGTTTTGTTTTATGAAGACAATAAATATCGATATTTTATAGACTTATTACCCGATAAATATGGTTTTACGGAACAAATAATTATGGTTGATAATAACGATAATGTATCTTTTGTTGCTAGTAATCTTGAATCATTTTTGGTTCTTTACAAGGAAAAAAAAGTTCCTGTAGACCTTTACGGATGGGTTAAATAA
- a CDS encoding serine hydrolase domain-containing protein, with amino-acid sequence MRPLFFLYIFCFSITGFSQRTDHAIDSLFNSYFTNGTFNGSALVIKDNQIIYQKALGYATSNKQTQLSIHSKFLMGSIYKEFPAVAIMQLVENNKLTINQSIHKILPELPQWSAKITIKHLLQYSSGLPKVNWKHYFSNQIIPTDKSLFEDIKNVSKLKFTPGSDYLYTNMSPVLLIKIIEKVTKLSFEEYLTKNMLNPYQIEGIKIKDQFPFLDKENMAMPFNKDFKDDPYKVAIKNELISSNVNGLYLWLKKLDDFEIISKESMRFLSQKANKETHTQAPLGSCSWKNNDINIHHHHGSSGNFECLVTRDKTNNIFVILLTNQKNRNLFEITNKILNN; translated from the coding sequence ATGAGACCATTATTCTTTCTATATATATTTTGTTTTTCAATAACAGGGTTCAGCCAAAGAACTGATCATGCTATTGATAGTTTGTTCAACTCATATTTTACTAACGGTACTTTTAACGGTTCTGCACTAGTTATAAAAGATAATCAGATTATATATCAAAAAGCATTAGGCTATGCCACTAGTAATAAACAAACTCAACTGTCTATACATTCTAAATTTCTTATGGGTTCCATTTATAAAGAATTCCCAGCTGTTGCTATAATGCAATTAGTAGAAAATAATAAATTAACAATTAATCAATCTATTCATAAAATCCTACCAGAATTGCCTCAATGGAGTGCTAAAATAACTATCAAGCATTTACTTCAATATTCAAGTGGATTACCAAAGGTAAATTGGAAACATTATTTTTCAAATCAAATTATTCCTACAGACAAAAGTTTATTTGAGGATATTAAGAATGTAAGCAAATTAAAGTTTACACCTGGGTCAGATTATTTATACACCAATATGAGTCCGGTTTTACTAATAAAGATTATTGAAAAAGTGACGAAGTTATCTTTTGAAGAGTACTTAACTAAAAACATGTTAAATCCTTATCAAATAGAAGGAATTAAAATAAAAGATCAGTTCCCTTTTTTAGATAAAGAAAACATGGCTATGCCTTTCAATAAAGATTTTAAAGACGATCCTTATAAAGTTGCTATAAAAAATGAACTAATCTCTTCTAATGTGAATGGACTTTATTTATGGCTGAAAAAGTTAGATGATTTTGAAATCATCTCTAAAGAATCCATGCGCTTCTTATCTCAAAAAGCAAATAAAGAAACACATACACAAGCACCTTTAGGAAGCTGTTCTTGGAAGAATAATGATATTAATATTCATCATCATCACGGATCTTCTGGTAATTTTGAATGTTTAGTTACTAGAGATAAAACTAATAATATATTCGTTATACTTTTAACCAATCAAAAGAATAGAAATTTATTCGAAATCACTAATAAAATACTCAATAATTAA
- a CDS encoding cytochrome ubiquinol oxidase subunit I encodes MENIDAARLQMAFTLIFHIVFACIGMVMPFFMIVSHKKWLNTGNPVYLKLTKVWQKGVAIFFVTGAVSGTALSFELGLLWPEFMEHAGPIIGMPFSLEGAAFFVEAIALGFYLYGWDKISPKFHWFTGVIVGIAGVASGILVVSANGWMNAPSGFDYVDGQFLNIDPVKALLNPAWFTQALHMVLAAFTATGFAVAGIHAFQILKNKQTEIHKKAFKIAITFGAIAAILQPISGDISAKDVAQRQPVKLAAMEAHYETSKGVPLYIGGIVDQEKKEVKYKIEIPKALSFLAFGDFDAEVKGLNDFPEDEIPNVAIVHYAFQIMVGLGGLLLMAGVFFFFVNSKKKQWLDKKLFWKLFAFLAPTGFIALEAGWIVTEVGRQPWIIHKIMRTKDAVTPMPGIQYSFYLYVFLYSILTVTVAWLLSRQIKSLNNSPKLSV; translated from the coding sequence ATGGAAAATATAGATGCTGCAAGACTTCAAATGGCATTCACGCTAATTTTTCATATTGTTTTTGCCTGTATCGGAATGGTTATGCCTTTTTTTATGATTGTCTCTCACAAAAAGTGGTTGAATACAGGAAATCCAGTATATTTAAAATTAACTAAAGTATGGCAAAAAGGTGTTGCCATTTTCTTTGTAACTGGTGCAGTTTCGGGTACTGCACTTTCCTTTGAACTAGGACTTTTATGGCCCGAATTTATGGAACATGCCGGACCTATAATCGGTATGCCCTTTTCTCTTGAAGGAGCTGCTTTTTTTGTTGAAGCAATTGCTCTTGGTTTTTATTTATATGGATGGGATAAAATCTCTCCAAAATTTCATTGGTTTACAGGAGTTATTGTTGGAATTGCAGGTGTTGCGTCTGGAATTTTAGTAGTTTCTGCTAACGGTTGGATGAACGCTCCATCTGGCTTTGATTATGTTGATGGACAATTCTTAAATATTGATCCAGTAAAAGCATTACTTAATCCAGCGTGGTTTACACAAGCTTTACATATGGTTTTAGCTGCTTTTACAGCAACTGGATTTGCAGTGGCCGGTATTCATGCTTTTCAGATTTTAAAGAATAAACAAACTGAAATTCATAAGAAAGCTTTTAAAATAGCTATTACATTTGGGGCAATTGCAGCAATTTTACAACCGATTAGCGGAGATATTTCTGCAAAAGATGTTGCGCAACGCCAACCTGTAAAATTAGCCGCTATGGAAGCACACTACGAAACTTCTAAAGGTGTTCCTTTATATATCGGTGGAATTGTAGATCAAGAGAAAAAAGAAGTTAAATACAAAATTGAAATTCCGAAAGCTTTGTCTTTTTTAGCTTTTGGTGACTTTGATGCTGAAGTAAAAGGTTTAAACGACTTTCCTGAAGATGAAATTCCAAATGTTGCTATTGTACATTATGCATTTCAAATCATGGTTGGTTTAGGCGGACTTTTACTCATGGCTGGAGTTTTCTTTTTCTTTGTAAACAGCAAGAAAAAACAATGGTTAGATAAAAAACTGTTCTGGAAATTATTTGCTTTTTTAGCTCCTACTGGATTCATTGCTTTAGAAGCTGGTTGGATTGTTACTGAAGTTGGAAGGCAACCTTGGATTATTCACAAAATTATGAGAACTAAAGATGCTGTAACTCCCATGCCAGGAATTCAGTATAGTTTTTATTTGTATGTTTTCTTGTATTCTATTTTAACTGTAACCGTAGCTTGGTTGTTAAGCAGACAGATAAAATCATTAAATAACTCACCTAAATTAAGTGTATGA
- a CDS encoding cytochrome d ubiquinol oxidase subunit II → MIAVVLFFLAFSLLLYVLLGGADFGAGIIELFSSEDNQKITKKTIYRVMGPVWEANHIWIIILIVILWVAFPQYYKVMVTSLHIPITLMLIGITLRGVAFIFRHYDAYVDKSQRIYNWLFRVSSLVTPIFLGMIFGGMISSKIILPTDTIIPSFAEAYITPWFNMFSFLVGLFFASLCAFLSAVLLIGEADQEGYPVYVRKAKIATIVVVLLGFITIAYGYITDTYFVNGIIKNPISVGMILLSALGLIPLWFAVKKGNRINSRIYAGLQVILIIAVALIPHFPHLLLIENDSMSLLEDVAPDSVIRVLGISLIVGGLIIIPGLFHLLKSFKLIKILEKN, encoded by the coding sequence ATGATAGCTGTTGTTTTATTTTTTTTAGCCTTTTCTCTTTTATTATATGTTTTGTTGGGTGGCGCCGATTTTGGTGCTGGAATTATTGAATTATTTTCTTCTGAAGATAATCAGAAAATCACTAAAAAGACAATTTATAGAGTGATGGGACCCGTTTGGGAAGCAAACCATATTTGGATTATCATTTTAATTGTAATTCTTTGGGTTGCTTTTCCTCAATATTATAAAGTAATGGTTACTTCTTTACATATTCCTATTACTTTAATGCTAATTGGAATTACTTTACGTGGTGTTGCTTTTATTTTTAGACATTATGATGCTTATGTGGATAAATCTCAACGTATTTACAATTGGTTATTTCGTGTTTCTAGTTTAGTTACGCCGATTTTCCTTGGGATGATTTTTGGCGGAATGATTTCTAGTAAAATTATATTACCAACTGATACTATTATACCATCTTTTGCTGAAGCTTATATTACACCTTGGTTTAATATGTTTTCGTTCTTAGTCGGGCTATTTTTTGCTAGTTTATGTGCTTTCTTATCTGCTGTATTATTAATTGGTGAAGCTGATCAAGAAGGATATCCTGTATATGTTAGAAAAGCTAAAATTGCTACAATTGTTGTAGTTTTACTTGGCTTCATTACAATTGCTTACGGATATATTACTGATACTTATTTTGTAAATGGAATTATTAAAAACCCTATTAGCGTAGGAATGATTCTTCTTTCTGCTTTAGGATTAATTCCCCTATGGTTTGCCGTGAAAAAAGGAAATAGAATTAATAGCAGAATTTATGCAGGATTGCAAGTGATACTGATTATCGCTGTAGCTTTAATTCCTCATTTCCCACATTTACTTTTAATTGAAAACGACAGTATGAGTCTTCTTGAAGATGTTGCACCTGACTCAGTAATTCGAGTACTCGGAATTTCTTTAATCGTTGGTGGATTAATTATTATTCCTGGATTATTTCATCTATTGAAATCATTTAAATTGATTAAAATTTTAGAAAAAAATTAA
- a CDS encoding nucleotidyltransferase domain-containing protein: protein MKIEKEKIDSFVREYYPKPYAVLISGSYVDGNNNEFSDIDVLIFTTKRKKLFSEMISYNKLKIQSIIIPVQILQELLWVDYITCKGAYINMISKGYILKDTKLFLKNFKTHCIDLQQNGGRKLSHEEVFKLRVKITSLLDDVKGNNNFEELFLTIWDLIDSLTILKLKFNGNWCGNDKHRMRQIKKLDETLYHNINKAINSFYIEKDKTHLIQLVENEIKYFGGLLPYYNYSNVTYSKVSANYLVIQISLKDKSEKDAIIHCIEKIRKVLEKIKEYKILNYYYFISSSIGFNDENQNIYFVIDTEQNFINDYLVDRLKFLLEKENKLKIIFPFRFDPRYRFSSDSIYIKTAPIFYKTSQLLIDKPHFALDQNFQLVFAISFFKETQKKWFSKDTKFKSFLNYLFNYWFPSSYDDGVSSSTKELLYKREKTLSEFNSLFSKQETSLKEILIHNEFTYYDITKDLENIENIDEIPLFKTHLITFDLPEHELKKWTLYKEILYRVLSIILIDDYFISYIPFVMLKLKENE, encoded by the coding sequence ATGAAAATTGAAAAAGAAAAAATTGATTCTTTTGTAAGGGAATATTATCCTAAACCTTATGCAGTTTTAATATCAGGAAGTTATGTAGATGGTAACAATAACGAATTTTCGGATATTGATGTATTAATTTTCACTACGAAAAGAAAAAAGCTTTTCAGTGAAATGATATCTTACAATAAATTAAAAATTCAGTCTATTATTATACCTGTTCAAATTCTTCAAGAACTTTTATGGGTTGATTATATTACCTGTAAAGGTGCTTACATTAATATGATATCTAAAGGTTATATTCTTAAAGACACTAAATTATTTTTAAAAAACTTTAAAACGCATTGTATTGATTTACAACAAAACGGAGGAAGAAAATTATCACATGAAGAAGTATTTAAATTAAGAGTAAAAATAACTTCTTTATTGGATGATGTTAAAGGAAACAACAATTTTGAAGAACTTTTTCTCACAATTTGGGATCTTATAGACTCATTGACAATTTTAAAACTGAAATTTAATGGTAATTGGTGTGGTAATGATAAACACAGAATGAGACAAATAAAAAAATTAGATGAAACACTATACCACAATATTAATAAGGCAATAAATAGCTTTTATATAGAAAAAGATAAAACTCATCTTATACAACTTGTTGAAAATGAAATAAAATATTTTGGAGGCTTGTTACCATATTATAACTATTCCAATGTTACTTATTCAAAGGTTTCTGCCAATTATCTAGTAATACAAATTAGTCTTAAAGATAAGAGTGAGAAAGATGCTATTATTCATTGTATAGAAAAAATCAGAAAGGTTCTGGAAAAAATAAAGGAGTATAAAATTTTAAATTATTATTACTTTATTTCTTCTTCTATAGGTTTTAATGATGAAAACCAAAATATTTATTTTGTTATTGACACAGAACAGAATTTTATTAACGATTATTTAGTAGATAGATTAAAATTTTTACTAGAAAAGGAAAATAAACTCAAAATTATTTTTCCTTTCAGATTTGACCCTAGATATAGGTTCTCTTCTGATTCGATTTATATAAAAACAGCCCCTATTTTTTATAAGACTTCACAATTGTTAATAGATAAACCTCATTTTGCTTTAGATCAAAATTTTCAATTAGTTTTTGCTATTTCATTTTTTAAAGAGACACAAAAAAAATGGTTTTCCAAAGACACAAAGTTCAAATCTTTTCTAAACTATCTATTCAACTATTGGTTTCCTTCATCTTATGATGATGGAGTTAGCAGTAGTACTAAAGAATTATTATATAAAAGGGAAAAAACATTATCTGAATTTAACTCTCTTTTTTCTAAACAGGAAACAAGTCTTAAAGAAATTCTTATCCATAACGAATTTACATATTATGACATTACCAAAGATCTAGAAAATATTGAAAACATAGATGAAATACCTCTCTTTAAAACACACTTAATAACATTTGATTTACCTGAACATGAATTAAAAAAATGGACACTGTATAAAGAGATTTTATATAGGGTTTTATCTATCATTTTAATTGATGACTATTTTATATCATATATACCTTTTGTAATGCTTAAACTCAAAGAAAATGAATAA
- a CDS encoding peptidase domain-containing ABC transporter, translating to MNKNFPVFKQKGNNSCGLFCLKIIAKYYSGFFNEAPYLKILEEKGLSIYSLCRIAESNGFRTNAYKVSYEQLTTITKPVIIHINENHFVVLYKIIKDTVYISDPAKGLITYDKTDFLKLWLNKEFGDGMVISLTPSESLVNITSKKATYVAAINFLFRHLNPYKKNLLYLIGVMLIISLVYSILPFLTRSIIDIGVEGKDFNFIIIILIANICLLFFRSVGEWIRSSISLHIASRMKISIITDYFIKLFSLPANFVENMMIGDIIQRSRDQERIQQFISNSAISVLMSLLILFIYSIILFVFNFNLFLIFLISTVFYISWITLFFNIRKKMDTKYYKLMGENQSSWIELLKNFEDIKLNNYATNRRWKWEKIQVSIYGVGIKLLNVDRLQKLGADFINGVKDICLTFYAAFLVIEGKMSIGTLISIQFIAGQLNGPVMELVNFIKSSQSAFISFLRLNEINSMEEEQKSDQPLTRSFSETNNDIRFENVSFKYKGTRNLILKNLTFSIPEHKTTVIVGTSGSGKTTLMKLISKVYTDYNGEIFIGNTNLKNFDNSFLRKKTGFVFQDSTLYKDTILNNIVLSEENDYTPKLLDKVLSWVNLSDEIANFPDGLNTKLNEGGKGLSQGQKQRLLLARALFKRPKFLILDEITNAVDSENAENITNLFLKGLKNQTIIIASHKLSTIRCADNILVMENGKLINSGTYKSLIEDKNSLLFKMFQKEISKNTFEDV from the coding sequence ATGAATAAAAATTTCCCTGTTTTTAAGCAAAAAGGAAATAACAGTTGTGGTTTATTTTGCTTGAAAATAATAGCCAAATATTATTCTGGATTTTTCAACGAAGCACCATATCTTAAAATTCTAGAAGAAAAGGGACTATCAATATATTCATTATGTAGAATAGCGGAATCGAATGGCTTTAGAACTAACGCATACAAAGTATCGTATGAGCAATTAACTACTATAACTAAGCCCGTAATTATTCATATAAATGAAAATCATTTTGTAGTATTATATAAAATTATAAAAGATACTGTATATATATCTGATCCAGCTAAAGGATTAATTACTTATGATAAAACTGACTTTTTAAAACTGTGGTTAAATAAAGAATTTGGAGATGGTATGGTAATTTCGTTAACTCCATCAGAAAGTCTTGTTAATATAACATCAAAAAAAGCAACTTATGTAGCTGCAATCAATTTTTTATTTAGGCATTTAAATCCCTACAAGAAAAATTTACTTTACTTAATTGGGGTAATGCTAATTATATCTCTTGTCTACTCAATACTACCTTTTTTAACTAGATCTATTATTGATATTGGTGTTGAGGGTAAAGATTTCAATTTCATTATTATAATTTTAATAGCAAATATATGCTTACTTTTTTTTAGGAGTGTAGGTGAATGGATTAGATCGTCTATATCACTTCATATTGCTAGTAGGATGAAAATATCTATAATTACAGATTATTTTATCAAACTTTTTTCATTGCCTGCCAATTTTGTTGAAAATATGATGATTGGAGATATCATACAAAGATCAAGAGATCAGGAAAGAATTCAACAGTTCATATCTAATTCTGCTATTTCTGTTCTTATGTCTCTACTAATTCTTTTTATATATTCTATAATCTTATTCGTTTTTAACTTTAATTTATTCTTAATATTCTTAATATCAACTGTTTTTTATATTTCTTGGATAACTCTTTTTTTTAATATTAGAAAAAAAATGGATACAAAGTATTATAAATTAATGGGGGAAAATCAGAGTTCATGGATTGAATTATTAAAGAACTTTGAAGATATTAAGTTAAATAATTATGCTACAAATAGAAGGTGGAAATGGGAAAAAATTCAGGTTTCAATTTATGGCGTTGGTATTAAATTATTGAATGTAGATAGATTGCAAAAACTTGGAGCAGACTTTATTAACGGGGTTAAAGACATATGCTTAACTTTTTATGCCGCATTTCTTGTTATAGAAGGAAAAATGTCTATAGGAACATTAATCTCTATTCAGTTCATTGCTGGTCAACTTAATGGTCCTGTTATGGAATTGGTTAATTTTATTAAGTCATCACAATCTGCTTTCATTAGTTTTTTAAGACTAAATGAAATTAATAGTATGGAAGAAGAACAAAAAAGTGATCAACCATTAACAAGGAGCTTTTCGGAAACCAATAATGACATTCGCTTTGAAAATGTGTCTTTCAAATACAAAGGAACTAGAAACCTAATTTTAAAGAATCTCACTTTCAGCATTCCTGAACACAAAACAACTGTTATAGTTGGAACAAGTGGAAGTGGAAAAACAACCTTAATGAAATTGATTTCTAAAGTTTACACAGATTATAATGGCGAAATTTTTATTGGTAACACTAATTTAAAAAACTTTGACAATAGTTTTCTACGAAAAAAAACAGGTTTTGTCTTTCAAGACAGCACTTTATACAAAGACACTATATTAAATAATATTGTACTATCAGAAGAAAATGATTATACACCGAAACTATTAGATAAAGTTTTAAGTTGGGTTAATTTAAGCGATGAAATTGCTAATTTTCCTGATGGATTAAACACAAAACTAAATGAAGGAGGAAAAGGATTAAGTCAAGGTCAAAAACAAAGATTACTATTAGCTCGTGCATTATTTAAAAGACCAAAATTTCTGATTTTAGATGAAATTACAAATGCAGTGGACTCTGAAAACGCAGAAAATATCACTAATTTATTTTTAAAAGGACTTAAAAATCAAACTATAATTATTGCCTCTCATAAACTTTCTACTATACGTTGTGCAGACAATATTTTAGTTATGGAAAATGGAAAGTTAATAAACTCTGGCACTTATAAAAGCTTAATAGAAGATAAGAACTCCTTATTATTCAAAATGTTCCAAAAAGAAATAAGTAAAAATACTTTTGAAGATGTATAA